Proteins encoded in a region of the Trypanosoma brucei brucei TREU927 chromosome 5, complete sequence genome:
- a CDS encoding ATP-dependent RNA helicase, putative (similar to SP:O75643: U5 small nuclear ribonucleoprotein 200 kDa helicase (U5 snRNP-specific 200 kDa protein) (U5-200KD) (Fragment). [Human] {Homo sapiens}) encodes MMAAITRYSPHSERTRVHYERFLRDIRRWLPPGLDDSIGEVAEETLSIVCRAGSGGFSGSGAATQLQNVRKQLETLFDSPLSAETLNEVLQYGRLIDDFVSTEDEPGAHTNNVVAEDGLSDLLLMQEGKGQRKPSDMSSSDSDGDTQKADYGKGRDLMKFAADVDSINDGFDDQNDDDDANCTNAIRVTFEEVACNPNYIRDSLRRLFPTQTIEECDLQAERVLQYCGKRSVDQLTLETQLTAFLGGYDDEAVTDWIATVAASRWDIVYGMSFASKQTQKEKSLVMDAVKEHARTDRVVERLYQSITGKELDNKPHSGERGNDADGSKPLRRVDLQAYAFKDERTPHQYTHAVVPQGTKRAVFETHDEVILPPTASATENLPCTPLAVFPEWARPAFPGVTQLNPMQSKIFECAFRSDENMLVCAPTGAGKTNVAMMAILRAISNNMSRTGLVNLRELKVVYVAPMKALVQEVVRTFSARLEPLGLAVIELTGDSGANQAQVGGAQLIVTTPEKWDVVTRKSVELGVASLLKLLIIDEVHLLHNERGPVLEAIVARTLLQQQHRCEAGIRLVGLSATLPNFHDVASFLQVDRQRGLFVFDSSYRPIPLQQTFCAVKKVRGTNQAAVMNLVVYDKVLEAATEGAQSLVFVHSRKDTDYTALYIVRRVVDDKRTHYFVRPGSDSEQVLREAVSDPSNSLRPSIQQMLPFGFAVHHAGMSREERSLVESLFAGGHVRVLVCTSTLAWGVNLPAHQVIIKGTRVFNAAKGETELLNALDVLQMFGRAGRVGFGSTLGRAAVITSAEDLQYYLSVLNNQLPIESQMMRRVVDMLNAEVVLGHITNLDEGVRWLQRTYLYIRMRRAPEIYGARASSNDPLLLRHLGNIVHTAADDLRRSQMVEYDSNTHRIATTSLGRIASHYYLTTTSMATYLTYLCNTMHDVDLFRLFSMSKEFSHIIVRPEEQSQLQYLLENAPIAVRESRYTPLAKINVLLQCYISNMNLQGLPLMSEMSYVKDSAQRILRALYEISLVREYGRTAQQMLQLYLMTVHQQWAVQSPARQLRHTVPPKVFASFIHALESRRVSWEEVRSWSLEDLVEKLSDERRAEAAYACIRRVPHFIVEAAVRPLTRRMLYVDVDITPDFMFDETVHTGTSGELVITVEHTNGRILHCERINLRAAALRGCETVSSPTIVVPVVDPKPTHYFVRCHSMNWLGVESSVAISLMNVLLPDIAPPLLEVHHRPPSVRSEDERDVSTAMQPYGMEAAASKVFPFTEFFQIQHDLVAPIMENRGESFFVAFPPGSGKTAVAEIFILKFLLECAHSRSANGVSSPVGGGNEEENNDGGESILRTEQKLLYLTATEACAMRRYNEWRYKFGEELNQRVAKLEPYGEELAIKAEKVRGATIIISCGSSFAPLLRHGAMDFLSAITHVIVDHVHLLRAPEGRWMEECVARLQSKPYIVNRGQGPARLLALSYPLISCTEVSRWMKVPTARQYNYGNSYRQLRVRLEAVEQFSARSRYAAATISVLKLLQNDRYAVSPCVIFVPTAQDAEELARRIVLRCRDFVPTDACEDVEDRQLALLLASGVAYMHRGSSLLDELNITEKVERPARHPKTDEPLPLYLVCSFEAAWRLPAALFATAFVCAAERIGNVCEEDKESEVGDFATDCSVSELLQMTSRALNEAVVYCRAARRWVWSRLLNDPLPIESHLRYPEDFRDTINTAVAQGRARDMPDVLRILQSHYFLHHLRTNLHFYGVPSKEDIPAYASEFARSVIASLQRTGCVTSSSNSASSTGCDGDELTALQPTPRGVAAMRHGISIESLEAIDEAVSANSRCGDSVTRMWRVIASCCVELTPQHVGDAARIVDIAELSALHVVARAFPHTYDVQYLDMDFSKGWTKVHLLVLAHCARMFVLPVSCDDGGVEAERGEIDALHPFASRSSLAVEPQLLLQIPHSVAERLLEDLNVLLPVVLDLVRGVSEIFDGRTQWRHARCLMRLLSQIERRVWGFENPIMVVPCVQETPALQRLLLSEDPNCVSYSLERLQELCDAGVKASKEWCDLAKRLCEEVPVVSDTAASEALVRRLRSEVAAVPRVVSLSSRGTIELTKGGQAFVIRVTGRVLCACSTVGGSLGPWWIACVVRHSGREHVTERLMALRTVAAVVEPTTRDTQGGNTRDKDATGKDLTTPPPLLSAWSIEETLSFPLHAVDGEDLDTITMVAIVISARYRADAEVDVTFAAG; translated from the coding sequence ATGATGGCGGCCATCACACGCTATTCACCCCATTCAGAGCGGACAAGGGTTCATTACGAGCGCTTCCTACGTGATATTCGCCGTTGGTTGCCTCCAGGACTTGATGACAGCATAGGTGAAGTTGCAGAGGAGACTCTGTCCATTGTTTGCCGTGCAGGTAGTGGTGGTTTCAGTGGCTCTGGGGCAGCGACACAACTGCAGAATGTTCGTAAGCAACTCGAAACACTTTTTGATAGTCCACTGAGTGCGGAGACCCTTAACGAGGTGCTTCAGTACGGCCGGCTGATAGATGACTTCGTTTCGACAGAGGATGAACCTGGTGCTCACACCAACAACGTTGTCGCTGAAGATGGACTGAGTGATCTTTTGCTAATGCAGGAAGGCAAAGGCCAGCGGAAGCCGTCTGATATGTCGTCATCCGATTCAGATGGCGATACCCAAAAGGCCGACTATGGTAAGGGACGTGACCTGATGAAGTTTGCCGCAGATGTTGACAGTATCAACGATGGTTTCGATGATCAGAACGACGACGATGATGCAAACTGCACGAACGCCATCCGTGTCACCTTCGAAGAGGTTGCGTGCAATCCGAACTATATTCGTGATTCTTTGCGTCGTCTGTTTCCCACGCAAACGATCGAGGAGTGCGATTTACAGGCAGAGCGCGTATTGCAGTACTGTGGAAAGCGGTCCGTGGATCAGCTAACACTGGAAACCCAGCTTACTGCATTTCTTGGCGGTTATGACGACGAGGCGGTGACCGACTGGATCGCTACAGTGGCTGCATCTCGCTGGGATATCGTTTACGGCATGTCTTTCGCGTCGAAACAAACCCAGAAGGAAAAGTCTCTTGTGATGGATGCAGTAAAGGAGCATGCGCGTACTGACCGGGTTGTGGAGCGACTTTACCAAAGTATCACAGGGAAGGAGTTAGACAACAAGCCCCATTCTGGTGAGCGGGGAAATGATGCCGATGGATCCAAACCACTGCGACGTGTTGATCTCCAGGCCTATGCATTTAAGGACGAACGCACACCGCATCAGTACACGCACGCTGTTGTTCCCCAGGGGACAAAACGTGCGGTGTTTGAAACCCACGATGAAGTTATTCTCCCACCAACGGCTTCGGCGACAGAAAATCTTCCCTGCACGCCATTGGCCGTGTTCCCAGAGTGGGCACGACCCGCTTTTCCTGGAGTCACGCAACTGAATCCGATGCAGTCAAAGATTTTTGAGTGCGCTTTTAGGAGCGATGAAAATATGCTCGTTTGTGCGCCAACAGGGGcaggaaaaacaaatgttGCGATGATGGCAATACTGCGGGCCATATCAAACAACATGTCACGGACCGGTCTCGTTAACCTTCGAGAGTTGAAGGTGGTATATGTGGCTCCTATGAAGGCACTGGTCCAGGAGGTGGTGCGCACGTTCTCTGCGCGGTTGGAGCCGCTGGGACTTGCCGTCATTGAATTAACCGGAGATTCTGGTGCTAATCAGGCACAGGTGGGCGGTGCGCAACTCATCGTCACCACACCTGAGAAGTGGGACGTTGTGACTCGAAAATCCGTCGAACTTGGTGTCGCGTCTCTGCTAAAGTTGCTTATTATCGATGAGGTCCACTTGCTGCATAACGAACGAGGACCTGTGCTAGAAGCTATCGTTGCCAGGACGCTactgcaacagcaacaccgaTGTGAAGCGGGAATTCGCCTAGTAGGACTCAGTGCCACGCTGCCTAACTTTCATGACGTGGCTAGTTTTTTGCAGGTCGATCGTCAGCGcgggttgtttgtttttgatagTTCTTACCGGCCAATACCTTTACAGCAAACATTCTGCGCTGTTAAAAAGGTTCGCGGAACGAACCAGGCGGCGGTGATGAACCTTGTGGTCTACGATAAAGTGTTAGAGGCGGCAACGGAGGGGGCTCAGTCGTTAGTATTTGTTCATTCTCGAAAAGATACAGATTACACCGCCCTATACATCGTGAGGCGCGTTGTCGATGACAAGCGGACGCATTACTTCGTGCGACCTGGAAGTGACTCGGAGCAGGTTCTGAGAGAGGCTGTGAGTGACCCATCAAATTCGCTGCGTCCGAGCATACAACAGATGCTTCCTTTTGGGTTTGCGGTCCACCACGCCGGCATGAGCCGTGAGGAGCGCAGCCTCGTGGAATCATTATTTGCGGGTGGACATGTGCGAGTGCTCGTCTGTACATCAACACTTGCATGGGGCGTTAATTTACCAGCACACCAGGTGATTATCAAAGGAACACGGGTATTTAATGCTGCAAAGGGTGAAACTGAACTGCTCAATGCACTTGATGTTCTTCAGATGTTTGGCCGTGCGGGACGTGTCGGTTTCGGTTCTACGCTTGGAAGGGCAGCTGTGATAACGAGTGCCGAAGATCTACAGTATTACCTGAGTGTCCTCAACAATCAACTTCCAATTGAGTCGCAAATGATGCGCCGAGTTGTTGACATGTTAAATGCGGAGGTTGTCCTTGGACATATCACCAACTTGGATGAAGGCGTTCGGTGGCTCCAGCGCACGTACCTCTATATTCGTATGCGACGGGCTCCAGAGATTTATGGGGCACGTGCAAGTAGTAACGatcctcttcttttgcgTCACCTCGGGAATATTGTTCATACTGCGGCAGATGATTTGCGACGCTCACAAATGGTGGAGTACGACTCCAACACCCATCGCATTGCAACAACCTCACTGGGGCGCATTGCATCCCATTATTACCTCACCACTACTTCTATGGCAACGTACCTTACCTACTTGTGTAACACTATGCACGATGTGGATCTGTTTCGCCTATTTTCAATGTCGAAGGAGTTTTCTCACATTATTGTTCGGCCGGAGGAGCAGTCCCAGCTACAGTATTTACTCGAGAACGCCCCCATTGCCGTTCGTGAGAGCCGCTACACTCCGTTAGCGAAAATCAATGTACTACTACAATGCTACATTAGTAATATGAACCTCCAGGGGTTGCCTTTGATGAGTGAAATGTCCTATGTGAAAGATTCCGCTCAGCGAATCCTTCGTGCTCTTTATGAGATTTCTTTGGTACGTGAGTATGGTCGTACAGCTCAGCAGATGTTGCAACTTTATCTCATGACTGTGCACCAACAATGGGCAGTACAGTCACCAGCGCGTCAACTTCGACACACGGTCCCACCTAAagtttttgcttcattcatCCATGCTTTGGAGAGTCGTCGTGTTTCGTGGGAGGAGGTTCGTTCGTGGTCGTTGGAGGATTTGGTTGAGAAACTAAGCGATGAACGGCGAGCAGAAGCTGCTTATGCATGCATTCGTCGGGTGCCACACTTTATTGTGGAAGCTGCGGTGCGCCCCCTTACACGTCGCATGTTGTATGTGGACGTAGACATAACCCCGGATTTTATGTTTGATGAAACGGTACACACTGGTACATCGGGTGAATTGGTCATTACAGTGGAACACACCAATGGACGCATTCTTCATTGTGAACGTATTAATCTTAGGGCAGCAGCTTTGCGTGGTTGTGAAACGGTCTCATCGCCGACTATTGTAGTGCCTGTAGTCGATCCCAAGCCCACACACTATTTTGTGCGATGTCACTCCATGAACTGGCTTGGTGTGGAGAGCAGCGTTGCGATATCCCTCATGAATGTTTTACTTCCGGATATTGCCCCACCTTTGCTGGAAGTGCACCACCGACCACCATCCGTGCGAAGTGAAGACGAGCGAGATGTTTCCACTGCCATGCAACCTTACGGGATGGAAGCTGCGGCATCAAaggttttccccttcacagaGTTTTTTCAAATACAGCACGACCTGGTTGCACCAATAATGGAGAACAGGGGTGAAAGCTTCTTTGTCGCGTTCCCTCCTGGAAGCGGGAAAACGGCTGTTGCCGAGATTTTCATTTTGAAGTTCCTTCTGGAATGCGCTCATTCACGGAGTGCCAATGGGGTTAGTTCCCCTGTTGGCGGGGggaatgaagaggaaaacaatgaCGGAGGGGAATCCATATTGAGAACCGAGCAAAAACTTCTGTATCTCACAGCCACCGAGGCGTGTGCTATGCGCCGCTATAACGAGTGGAGATACAAGTTTGGTGAGGAGCTCAACCAACGGGTGGCGAAGCTGGAGCCATACGGGGAAGAACTAGCGATCAAGGCTGAAAAAGTGAGAGGAGCAACAATAATCATTAGTTGTGGAAGTAGCTTTGCTCCTCTTCTCCGGCACGGTGCCATGGATTTTCTTTCTGCAATCACGCATGTAATCGTTGATCATGTACACCTCCTACGTGCGCCGGAAGGTCGGTGGATGGAGGAATGCGTAGCGCGTTTGCAGTCGAAGCCCTATATAGTGAATAGGGGCCAAGGGCCGGCGCGTCTTCTTGCGCTGTCATACCCGTTGATCAGCTGCACTGAGGTATCGCGCTGGATGAAAGTGCCAACAGCGAGGCAGTACAACTACGGCAACTCCTACAGACAGCTTCGCGTTCGGCTTGAGGCTGTAGAGCAATTTAGCGCTCGCAGTCGCTATGCGGCGGCCACTATTTCAGTGTTGAAGCTACTGCAAAATGATCGGTATGCTGTATCACCCTGTGTGATTTTTGTTCCCACCGCACAAGATGCAGAGGAGCTTGCCCGCCGTATTGTTCTTCGCTGTCGTGATTTTGTTCCTACTGATGCCTGTGAAGATGTTGAGGACCGTCAACTCGCTCTTTTGTTGGCGTCAGGTGTTGCGTACATGCACCGCGGAAGCAGTTTGTTGGATGAACTTAACATAACGGAGAAGGTGGAACGACCCGCGCGACACCCTAAAACTGACGAGCCACTACCTTTGTACCTTGTCTGCAGTTTTGAAGCCGCATGGAGGCTTCCCGCTGCATTGTTTGCCActgcatttgtgtgtgctgCTGAGCGTATTGGTAATGTTTGTGAAGAAGATAAGGAGTCTGAGGTTGGTGATTTCGCTACCGACTGCTCCGTCTCGGAGTTGCTGCAAATGACGTCGCGGGCGCTCAATGAGGCTGTCGTGTACTGTCGGGCCGCCCGGCGTTGGGTGTGGAGCCGTCTCCTTAACGATCCGTTGCCGATAGAGTCACACCTTAGGTATCCTGAAGACTTCCGCGATACGATCAACACCGCCGTTGCCCAGGGCCGGGCAAGAGATATGCCTGACGTACTGCGCATTCTTCAAAGCCACTACTTTTTGCACCACCTTCGCACAAACTTGCACTTCTACGGTGTACCCTCCAAGGAAGACATACCCGCTTACGCATCGGAGTTCGCGCGATCTGTCATAGCATCATTACAGCGGACTGGATGTGTCACTTCAAGTTCCAACTCAGCCTCATCAACAGGTTGTGACGGTGATGAACTGACTGCTCTTCAACCCACACCACGTGGTGTAGCGGCTATGCGCCACGGGATTTCCATCGAGTCTCTTGAGGCGATTGACGAAGCTGTGTCTGCTAACAGCAGATGTGGGGACTCAGTGACACGCATGTGGAGGGTGATAGCGTCATGCTGTGTGGAACTGACGCCGCAACATGTTGGAGATGCCGCGCGGATTGTAGACATCGCTGAGTTGAGTGCCCTTCACGTTGTGGCACGAGCTTTTCCCCATACCTACGATGTCCAATATCTGGACATGGATTTCAGCAAAGGTTGGACGAAGGTGCATTTACTGGTTCTTGCACACTGTGCCCGGATGTTTGTACTGCCAGTCAGTTGTGACGATGGAGGTGTTGAGGCGGAGCGTGGGGAGATAGATGCACTTCATCCATTCGCATCGCGGTCTTCTTTGGCTGTCGAACctcaactgctgctgcagatACCTCACAGTGTGGCCGAACGGCTTCTTGAAGACTTAAACGTCTTACTCCCCGTGGTGTTGGATTTAGTTCGTGGCGTGAGCGAAATTTTTGATGGGAGAACGCAATGGAGGCATGCCCGCTGTTTGATGCGGCTTCTTTCCCAAATCGAGCGTCGCGTGTGGGGGTTTGAGAACCCGATTATGGTGGTGCCTTGTGTGCAGGAGACTCCTGCACTCCAGCGACTGCTGCTGTCGGAGGACCCCAACTGTGTTTCATACTCGCTCGAACGTCTCCAAGAGCTGTGCGATGCTGGAGTCAAAGCCAGCAAAGAGTGGTGCGATCTAGCTAAGCGCTTGTGCGAAGAAGTTCCAGTGGTAAGTGATACCGCTGCCAGTGAAGCGTTGGTTCGTCGGTTGCGCTCCGAGGTCGCAGCTGTTCCCCGTGTCGTATCCCTTTCGTCCCGTGGAACGATCGAGTTAACTAAGGGCGGACAGGCCTTTGTTATCCGC